A stretch of Arthrobacter sp. NEB 688 DNA encodes these proteins:
- the sufB gene encoding Fe-S cluster assembly protein SufB yields the protein MTSHIEELNPGLKDLGTYEYGWADSDTAGSTARRGLSEEVVADISGRKSEPQWMLDLRMKSLRLFDKKPMPSWGSDLTGIDFQNIKYFVKSTEKQATSWEDLPEDIKNTYDKLGIPEAEKQRLVAGVAAQYESEVVYHQIREDLEEKGVIFVDTDTGLREHEDLFREYFASVIPAGDNKFAALNTAVWSGGSFIYVPPGVHVDIPLQAYFRINTENMGQFERTLIIADEGSYVHYVEGCTAPIYKSDSLHSAVVEIIVKKNARVRYTTIQNWSNNVYNLVTKRATCAEGATMEWIDGNIGSKVTMKYPAVFLLGEHARGETLSIAFAGEGQHQDAGSKMVHAAPNTSSSIVSKSVARGGGRTSYRGLVQIMEGATGSRSSVVCDALLVDTISRSDTYPYVDIREDDVQMGHEATVSKVSEDQLFYLMSRGMSEEEAMAMIVRGFVEPIAKELPMEYALELNRLIELQMEGAVG from the coding sequence ATGACGAGCCACATCGAAGAGCTCAACCCGGGTCTGAAGGACCTCGGCACCTACGAGTACGGCTGGGCCGACAGCGACACCGCCGGCTCCACCGCGCGCCGCGGGCTCTCGGAGGAGGTCGTCGCCGACATCTCCGGGCGCAAGAGCGAGCCGCAGTGGATGCTCGACCTGCGGATGAAGTCCCTGCGCCTGTTCGACAAGAAGCCGATGCCCAGCTGGGGCAGCGACCTCACCGGCATCGACTTCCAGAACATCAAGTACTTCGTGAAGTCCACCGAGAAGCAGGCGACCTCCTGGGAGGACCTGCCCGAGGACATCAAGAACACCTACGACAAGCTCGGCATCCCCGAGGCCGAGAAGCAGCGCCTCGTCGCCGGCGTCGCGGCCCAGTACGAGTCGGAGGTCGTCTACCACCAGATCCGCGAGGACCTGGAGGAGAAGGGCGTCATCTTCGTCGACACCGACACCGGCCTGCGCGAGCACGAGGACCTCTTCCGCGAGTACTTCGCCTCGGTCATCCCGGCCGGCGACAACAAGTTCGCGGCGCTCAACACCGCCGTGTGGTCGGGCGGCTCGTTCATCTACGTCCCGCCGGGCGTCCACGTCGACATCCCGCTCCAGGCCTACTTCCGCATCAACACCGAGAACATGGGCCAGTTCGAGCGGACGCTGATCATCGCCGACGAGGGCTCGTACGTGCACTACGTCGAGGGCTGCACCGCGCCGATCTACAAGAGCGACTCGCTGCACTCCGCGGTCGTCGAGATCATCGTCAAGAAGAACGCCCGCGTCCGGTACACGACCATCCAGAACTGGTCGAACAACGTCTACAACCTCGTCACCAAGCGCGCCACGTGCGCCGAGGGCGCGACGATGGAGTGGATCGACGGCAACATCGGCTCCAAGGTGACGATGAAGTACCCGGCCGTCTTCCTCCTCGGCGAGCACGCCCGGGGCGAGACCCTCTCCATCGCCTTCGCCGGCGAGGGCCAGCACCAGGACGCCGGCTCGAAGATGGTCCACGCGGCCCCGAACACCAGCAGCTCGATCGTCTCCAAGTCCGTCGCCCGGGGTGGCGGCCGCACCTCGTACCGCGGCCTCGTCCAGATCATGGAGGGCGCCACCGGGTCCAGGAGCTCGGTCGTCTGCGACGCGCTGCTCGTCGACACGATCAGCCGCTCCGACACCTACCCCTACGTCGACATCCGCGAGGACGACGTCCAGATGGGCCACGAGGCGACCGTCTCGAAGGTCTCCGAGGACCAGCTGTTCTACCTCATGTCCCGCGGCATGTCCGAGGAGGAGGCGATGGCGATGATCGTGCGCGGCTTCGTCGAGCCGATCGCCAAGGAGCTCCCCATGGAGTACGCCCTCGAGCTGAACCGCCTCATCGAGCTGCAGATGGAAGGAGCAGTCGGCTGA
- a CDS encoding MarR family transcriptional regulator, whose translation MVNAAASVDESRTRDRLLRVVSQEGPVSITALVDRLGLTETAVRRHVDNLHAEGLVLARDAAGPRRRGRPAKEWVLTDAGHRALASDYDDLAGEALRFLRRTGGESAVQAFAEERVAHLEARLAGRLEHAGDDARSRADALVDALNTEGYSASARPVGTPGGPAALTGVQLCQGHCPVQHVATEFPELCEAETEAFSRLLGVHVQRLATLAHGDHVCTTFVPTPTERPSR comes from the coding sequence GTGGTTAATGCCGCAGCCTCCGTCGACGAGTCGCGCACGCGCGACCGGCTGCTGCGTGTCGTGAGCCAGGAGGGCCCGGTGAGCATCACCGCCCTCGTCGACCGGCTCGGCCTCACCGAGACGGCCGTGCGCCGCCACGTCGACAACCTCCACGCCGAGGGCCTCGTCCTCGCCCGCGACGCCGCCGGCCCCCGCCGGCGCGGCCGCCCGGCGAAGGAGTGGGTCCTCACGGACGCGGGCCACCGCGCCCTCGCGTCCGACTACGACGACCTCGCCGGCGAGGCGCTGCGCTTCCTGCGCCGCACCGGCGGCGAGAGCGCGGTCCAGGCCTTCGCCGAGGAGCGCGTCGCCCACCTCGAGGCCCGGCTCGCCGGCCGCCTCGAGCACGCCGGGGACGACGCGCGCTCGCGCGCCGACGCCCTCGTCGACGCCCTCAACACCGAGGGCTACTCGGCCTCCGCCCGCCCGGTGGGAACACCCGGCGGCCCGGCGGCCTTGACCGGGGTGCAGCTGTGCCAGGGTCACTGCCCGGTCCAGCACGTCGCGACCGAGTTCCCCGAGCTGTGCGAGGCCGAGACCGAGGCGTTCTCCCGCCTCCTCGGCGTCCACGTCCAACGCCTGGCGACCCTCGCCCACGGCGACCACGTCTGCACCACGTTCGTCCCGACCCCTACCGAGAGGCCATCGCGATGA
- the pssA gene encoding CDP-diacylglycerol--serine O-phosphatidyltransferase yields the protein MSSEGPDTTTGRRRILDRWRLVSPTGARVVSLRQLPKRERARLLAPSTFTTLNMVSGFSSVLLAFRGHFTLAAVLIAFSIVMDIADGFVARLVGATSPFGLQLDSLADLISFGVAPAVLVHTWALSDWPVLAWLVAFLWLSCAAFRLARFNVTIDPAADKRYFVGLPSPGAASVVIATIFALDSPFFGPGTGPWQAWFPLLVSVVPAFLMVMTIRFRSFRNLLQPTTPRARLTTGLVALAIVAGLVLAPGLTGIVVAYGYVLTAPLGVLTAPLRERVLGSESVAPPRRRMQSVFLPIEGDDELDGPDGDDACDEPGPARA from the coding sequence ATGAGCAGCGAGGGTCCCGACACCACCACCGGCCGCCGGCGCATCCTCGACCGGTGGCGGCTCGTCTCGCCGACCGGCGCCCGCGTCGTCTCGCTGCGCCAGCTGCCCAAGCGCGAGCGGGCCCGCCTGCTCGCCCCGAGCACCTTCACGACGCTCAACATGGTGAGCGGCTTCTCGTCGGTGCTCCTCGCCTTCCGGGGCCACTTCACGCTCGCGGCCGTCCTCATCGCGTTCTCCATCGTCATGGACATCGCCGACGGCTTCGTCGCCCGCCTCGTCGGGGCGACCTCGCCGTTCGGTCTCCAGCTGGACTCGCTCGCCGACCTCATCTCCTTCGGCGTCGCCCCCGCGGTGCTCGTGCACACGTGGGCCCTGAGCGACTGGCCGGTGCTCGCGTGGCTCGTCGCCTTCCTCTGGCTCTCGTGCGCGGCCTTCCGCCTGGCCCGCTTCAACGTGACCATCGACCCCGCCGCCGACAAGCGCTACTTCGTCGGCCTGCCGTCGCCGGGTGCGGCGAGCGTCGTCATCGCGACGATCTTCGCGCTCGACTCGCCCTTCTTCGGTCCGGGCACCGGCCCGTGGCAGGCGTGGTTCCCGCTGCTGGTCAGCGTGGTCCCGGCCTTCCTCATGGTCATGACCATCCGGTTCCGGTCCTTCCGCAACCTGCTCCAGCCGACGACCCCGCGGGCGCGGCTCACCACCGGCCTCGTCGCCCTCGCGATCGTCGCCGGCCTCGTGCTCGCCCCGGGCCTCACAGGCATCGTCGTCGCCTACGGCTACGTCCTCACGGCGCCGCTCGGCGTGCTCACCGCCCCGCTGCGCGAGCGGGTGCTCGGGTCCGAGTCGGTCGCGCCGCCCCGGCGCCGGATGCAGTCGGTCTTCCTCCCCATCGAGGGCGACGACGAGCTCGACGGACCCGACGGCGACGACGCCTGCGACGAGCCGGGACCGGCCCGCGCCTGA
- a CDS encoding ABC transporter ATP-binding protein, giving the protein MVAAVLVRELRRVFRATTAVDGASWSASAGRVTALLGPNGAGKTTTVECLEGLQRPDAGEVRVLGADPWHADAAHRAAVGVMLQDGGLPTTVRPLPLLRHLAALHREPLPVDELAERLGLHDFARTTVRRMSGGQRQRVALAAALVGRPEVLFLDEPTAGLDPHARLDVWDLVRAEADRGVCVVVTTHSFEEAERLADDVVVMAGGRVVADGPLAQVRGDRSLEDVYFALTRREAS; this is encoded by the coding sequence ATGGTGGCCGCTGTCCTCGTGCGTGAGCTGCGGCGCGTGTTCCGCGCGACGACCGCGGTCGACGGGGCCTCCTGGTCCGCGTCCGCCGGGCGCGTCACGGCCCTCCTCGGCCCCAACGGCGCCGGCAAGACGACGACCGTCGAGTGCCTCGAGGGCCTCCAGCGCCCCGACGCCGGCGAGGTCCGCGTCCTCGGCGCCGACCCCTGGCACGCCGACGCGGCCCACCGCGCCGCGGTCGGGGTGATGCTCCAGGACGGCGGCCTGCCGACGACGGTGCGGCCCCTGCCCCTCCTGCGCCACCTCGCCGCCCTGCACCGCGAGCCGCTGCCGGTCGACGAGCTGGCCGAGCGGCTCGGCCTCCACGACTTCGCCCGCACGACCGTGCGCCGGATGTCCGGCGGGCAGCGCCAGCGGGTGGCCCTCGCGGCCGCCCTCGTCGGACGGCCCGAGGTCCTCTTCCTCGACGAGCCGACCGCCGGCCTCGACCCCCACGCGCGCCTCGACGTCTGGGACCTCGTGCGCGCCGAGGCCGACCGCGGGGTCTGCGTCGTCGTCACGACCCACTCCTTCGAGGAGGCCGAGCGTCTCGCCGACGACGTCGTCGTCATGGCCGGCGGGCGGGTCGTCGCCGACGGGCCGCTGGCGCAGGTGCGCGGCGACCGCTCGCTCGAGGACGTCTACTTCGCCCTGACCCGCCGGGAGGCCTCGTGA
- a CDS encoding ABC transporter permease encodes MSAPTPTRGRVLAQARFESRVLLANGEQLLVSVVLPALALVGLALASVPDLGPGRRVDLAAAGALALAVVSTAFTGQAISTGFDRRSGVLRMLGTTPLGRGGLLAGKALAVLTVLAVQVVVLGGLGLALGWRPPAGGLLPGLVTLLLGTAAFVALALLLAGTVRAEAVLALANLAWVVLLGLGVLVPTDRLPGALATVAAALPSGALGDATRLTLVDGTWPWAQWAVLVVWGGAAGAAAVRWFRWSG; translated from the coding sequence GTGAGCGCCCCGACCCCGACCCGCGGCCGGGTGCTCGCCCAGGCCCGCTTCGAGAGCCGGGTGCTGCTGGCCAACGGCGAGCAGCTGCTCGTCTCGGTCGTCCTGCCCGCGCTCGCCCTCGTCGGGCTGGCCCTCGCGTCGGTGCCCGACCTCGGGCCGGGCCGCCGGGTCGACCTCGCGGCGGCCGGGGCGCTCGCCCTCGCGGTCGTCTCGACGGCGTTCACCGGCCAGGCCATCTCGACCGGCTTCGACCGACGCTCGGGCGTCCTGCGGATGCTCGGCACCACCCCGCTCGGCCGCGGCGGGCTGCTGGCCGGCAAGGCGCTCGCGGTCCTCACCGTCCTCGCCGTGCAGGTCGTGGTGCTCGGCGGGCTCGGGCTCGCGCTCGGCTGGCGTCCGCCGGCGGGCGGGCTGCTGCCCGGCCTGGTCACCCTCCTGCTCGGCACCGCGGCCTTCGTCGCGCTCGCCCTCCTGCTCGCCGGCACCGTCCGGGCCGAGGCCGTCCTCGCGCTGGCCAACCTCGCGTGGGTCGTCCTCCTCGGGCTCGGCGTCCTCGTCCCGACCGACCGGCTGCCCGGCGCGCTGGCGACCGTGGCCGCGGCGCTGCCGTCCGGGGCGCTCGGCGACGCGACGCGCCTCACCCTCGTCGACGGCACCTGGCCGTGGGCGCAGTGGGCGGTCCTCGTCGTCTGGGGCGGCGCCGCCGGGGCCGCCGCGGTCCGCTGGTTCCGCTGGTCGGGCTGA
- a CDS encoding COX15/CtaA family protein, whose protein sequence is MSSIPLVTGEVSTRTVRRWAWASLVANTVIIVTGALVRLTGSGLGCPTWPRCTDASFVPHRELGAHGVIEFGNRLLTYVLIAVAVLTLVAVWRWSRTSRSLRLHAFLLAFGIPFQGVVGGITVLTQLNPWIVAIHLLLSLLLVAGSVWLLLRVTDRLGTPAALGLRRATLLMQVLVWVVVYLGTVVTGSGPHAGDADAPRNGLDPELWSHVHAAGVYALVAVTVVLWWGSRGTALRGPVTTLLVIELAQGAIGFAQYWTGLPIPLVALHLLGAAVLVAAATRVLLLARGVLLPGSPTARRRDAALTA, encoded by the coding sequence GTGAGCTCCATCCCCCTCGTCACCGGCGAGGTCTCGACCCGGACGGTCCGTCGCTGGGCCTGGGCGAGCCTCGTGGCGAACACCGTGATCATCGTCACCGGCGCGCTCGTGCGCCTCACCGGCTCGGGCCTCGGCTGCCCCACGTGGCCGCGCTGCACCGACGCCTCGTTCGTGCCGCACCGCGAGCTCGGCGCGCACGGCGTCATCGAGTTCGGCAACCGGCTGCTCACCTACGTGCTCATCGCCGTCGCGGTGCTCACGCTCGTCGCCGTCTGGCGGTGGAGCCGCACGAGCCGGTCGCTGCGCCTGCACGCCTTCCTCCTGGCGTTCGGCATCCCGTTCCAGGGCGTGGTCGGCGGGATCACCGTCCTCACGCAGCTCAACCCGTGGATCGTCGCGATCCACCTCCTCCTCTCGCTGCTCCTCGTCGCGGGGTCGGTGTGGCTCCTCCTGCGGGTCACCGACCGGCTCGGCACCCCGGCCGCGCTCGGCCTGCGCCGGGCCACCCTGCTCATGCAGGTCCTCGTCTGGGTCGTCGTCTACCTCGGCACGGTCGTCACGGGCAGCGGCCCGCACGCCGGCGACGCCGACGCCCCCCGCAACGGCCTCGACCCGGAGCTCTGGAGCCACGTGCACGCCGCCGGGGTCTACGCCCTCGTCGCGGTGACGGTCGTCCTCTGGTGGGGCTCGCGCGGCACGGCGCTGCGCGGCCCCGTGACGACGCTGCTCGTCATCGAGCTGGCGCAAGGCGCGATCGGCTTCGCGCAGTACTGGACCGGCCTGCCCATCCCCCTCGTGGCGCTGCACCTGCTCGGCGCCGCCGTGCTCGTCGCCGCGGCGACGCGGGTCCTGCTCCTGGCCCGCGGCGTCCTCCTGCCCGGCTCCCCCACCGCCCGTCGCCGGGACGCGGCGCTCACCGCCTGA
- a CDS encoding winged helix-turn-helix domain-containing protein, whose protein sequence is MTRPEIRTLRDAAPLAALAHPFRSRMMDSLKVDGPGTASMLAARTGQAVGNASHHLKVLAAAGLVEEAPELARDRRERWWRLVSAGTRWSSVDLADDPAAATAAREAEALQLRRQVERITDWLGRRDTDPEWEGAAFANQNWLRLSPAELQQVAEETLALYRRWADREVPDDGVERESVLVVARGFPCRP, encoded by the coding sequence ATGACGCGACCCGAGATCCGCACGCTGCGCGACGCCGCACCCCTCGCCGCGCTGGCCCACCCCTTCCGCTCCCGGATGATGGACTCGCTCAAGGTCGACGGCCCCGGCACCGCCTCGATGCTGGCCGCCCGCACCGGCCAGGCCGTCGGCAACGCCAGCCACCACCTCAAGGTCCTCGCCGCGGCGGGGCTCGTCGAGGAGGCCCCCGAGCTCGCCCGTGACCGTCGCGAGCGGTGGTGGCGCCTGGTCTCCGCCGGGACCCGGTGGAGCAGCGTCGACCTCGCCGACGACCCGGCCGCCGCGACCGCCGCGCGGGAGGCCGAGGCGCTCCAGCTGCGCCGGCAGGTCGAGCGCATCACCGACTGGCTCGGCCGGCGCGACACCGACCCGGAGTGGGAGGGTGCGGCGTTCGCGAACCAGAACTGGCTGCGCCTCTCCCCCGCCGAGCTGCAGCAGGTCGCCGAGGAGACCCTCGCCCTCTACCGCCGGTGGGCCGACCGCGAGGTGCCGGACGACGGCGTGGAGCGCGAGTCCGTGCTCGTCGTCGCACGGGGGTTCCCGTGCCGGCCGTGA
- a CDS encoding MFS transporter: MTHEVPTATGPLPLRHNRTFALLWAGEGVSVLGAMTTTVVVPLLAVTSFDAGPGWMGLLTAAAWLPWLVVGLPAGAWVDRLDPRRVMVVADLVAAVAVGSVPLAALLGVLDLPHLLAASVASGTCAVFFRTAYGAFVPRVVRAEDLETANGRLYGTESAMQVAGPGVGGLLVQLVGAATAVVADVVGFLVSALCLWRMDPATLRPAPERPAREPLRREIADGVRVVARDPYLRFFTLQGAASNFALTGYGALLVLFLVRELGVAPATVGLLVAAGSVGGLVGAAVATPLARRVGTARAMRHLQVLGGPTALLVPLAAPGAAVALVPVGVALVGVGVVGANVVRSAFRQRWTPPALLGRTTSASSVLNFGTMPVAGLVAGWLGTSLGVRPTIVGMTALHALVSLSVWVGPYRRGRDLPAGVSAAAGGRAGRRPPRGTRR, translated from the coding sequence GTGACGCACGAGGTCCCCACGGCCACCGGGCCGCTCCCCCTGCGGCACAACCGCACCTTCGCGCTCCTGTGGGCCGGCGAGGGCGTCAGCGTGCTCGGGGCGATGACGACGACGGTCGTCGTCCCGCTCCTCGCGGTGACGTCCTTCGACGCCGGACCCGGCTGGATGGGGCTGCTGACGGCGGCCGCCTGGCTGCCGTGGCTCGTCGTGGGCCTGCCCGCCGGCGCCTGGGTGGACCGCCTCGACCCGCGCCGGGTCATGGTCGTCGCCGACCTCGTCGCCGCGGTCGCCGTCGGCTCGGTGCCCCTCGCCGCCCTGCTCGGCGTCCTCGACCTCCCGCACCTCCTCGCGGCGTCCGTGGCCTCCGGCACGTGCGCGGTCTTCTTCCGGACCGCGTACGGCGCCTTCGTCCCCCGCGTCGTGCGCGCGGAGGACCTCGAGACAGCCAACGGCCGCCTCTACGGGACCGAGTCCGCGATGCAGGTCGCCGGGCCCGGCGTCGGTGGCCTGCTCGTGCAGCTCGTCGGCGCCGCCACGGCGGTCGTCGCCGACGTGGTCGGCTTCCTCGTCTCGGCCCTGTGCCTCTGGCGGATGGACCCCGCCACGCTCCGGCCGGCACCCGAGCGCCCGGCCCGCGAGCCGCTGCGCCGCGAGATCGCCGACGGCGTGCGGGTCGTCGCCCGCGACCCCTACCTGCGCTTCTTCACCCTGCAGGGCGCGGCCTCCAACTTCGCCCTCACCGGCTACGGCGCGCTGCTGGTGCTCTTCCTCGTGCGCGAGCTCGGCGTCGCCCCGGCGACGGTGGGCCTGCTCGTCGCGGCGGGCAGCGTCGGTGGCCTCGTCGGCGCGGCCGTCGCGACACCGCTGGCCCGCCGGGTCGGCACCGCCCGGGCGATGCGCCACCTCCAGGTGCTCGGGGGTCCGACCGCGCTGCTCGTCCCCCTCGCCGCCCCCGGCGCCGCCGTCGCCCTCGTCCCCGTCGGCGTGGCCCTCGTGGGGGTCGGGGTCGTCGGCGCGAACGTCGTGCGCTCGGCGTTCCGCCAGCGCTGGACGCCGCCGGCGCTCCTGGGCCGGACCACGTCCGCGTCGTCGGTGCTCAACTTCGGCACGATGCCGGTGGCCGGGCTCGTCGCCGGCTGGCTCGGGACCTCGCTCGGCGTGCGCCCGACCATCGTCGGGATGACCGCGCTGCACGCGCTCGTGTCGCTCTCGGTGTGGGTCGGCCCCTACCGGCGCGGACGCGACCTCCCGGCGGGGGTCAGCGCAGCGGCAGGTGGACGAGCGGGTCGACGGCCACCGCGAGGAACACGACGGTGA
- a CDS encoding heme o synthase — protein sequence MTTAPAAVSARRGPRRVGAFVALTKPRIIELLLVTTVPVMFLAERGVPSLWLVVATLAGGILSAGAANTFNSVYDRDIDRLMHRTSSRPMVTGEVTVREAMIFGGALTVASTVWFALVVNLLSAALSLLAIALYAVGYTMLLKRRTSQNIVWGGIAGCMPTLIGWSAVTGTVGWPALVLFLVIFFWTPPHYWPLSMAFRDDYATAEVPMLPVEKGPVVVGRQIVAYSWVMVATSLALVPVASMGWLYTVVAVASGALFVAEAHRLLGAARRGVTGLALKPMRLFHYSITYVTVVFLAVAVDPLVHLPLR from the coding sequence GTGACGACCGCTCCCGCGGCGGTCTCCGCCCGCCGCGGTCCGCGACGCGTCGGGGCCTTCGTGGCACTCACCAAGCCGCGCATCATCGAGCTCCTGCTCGTGACGACCGTGCCCGTGATGTTCCTCGCCGAGCGCGGGGTCCCGTCGCTCTGGCTCGTCGTGGCGACGCTCGCCGGCGGCATCCTCAGCGCCGGCGCCGCGAACACCTTCAACTCGGTCTACGACCGCGACATCGACCGGCTCATGCACCGCACGAGCAGCCGCCCGATGGTCACCGGCGAGGTGACCGTCCGCGAGGCGATGATCTTCGGTGGCGCCCTCACCGTGGCCTCGACGGTCTGGTTCGCGCTCGTCGTCAACCTGCTGTCGGCCGCGCTGTCGCTGCTCGCCATCGCGCTGTACGCCGTCGGCTACACGATGCTGCTCAAGCGGCGCACGTCGCAGAACATCGTGTGGGGCGGCATCGCCGGCTGCATGCCGACGCTCATCGGTTGGTCCGCGGTGACGGGCACGGTCGGCTGGCCGGCGCTCGTGCTCTTCCTCGTCATCTTCTTCTGGACGCCGCCGCACTACTGGCCGCTCTCGATGGCCTTCCGCGACGACTACGCCACGGCCGAGGTGCCGATGCTGCCCGTCGAGAAGGGCCCGGTCGTCGTCGGCCGCCAGATCGTCGCGTACTCGTGGGTCATGGTCGCGACCTCGCTCGCGCTCGTGCCGGTCGCCTCGATGGGCTGGCTCTACACGGTGGTCGCGGTGGCCTCCGGTGCGCTCTTCGTCGCCGAGGCGCACCGCCTGCTCGGCGCCGCCCGTCGCGGCGTGACCGGGCTGGCCCTCAAGCCGATGCGCCTGTTCCACTACTCGATCACGTACGTCACCGTCGTGTTCCTCGCGGTGGCCGTCGACCCGCTCGTCCACCTGCCGCTGCGCTGA
- the tkt gene encoding transketolase codes for MSTSPRERNPLSPTARPRSASPVAGRSPELSKPLARKAKWSDLDVRAVDTARILAADAVQHKGNGHPGTAMSLAPVAYLLYQQVMNHDPSDPAWLGRDRFVLSCGHSSLTQYVQLYLSGYGLELADLKALRTWGSLTPGHPEVHHTKGIEITTGPLGSGLASAVGMAMAQRRQRGLLDPDAKPGQSPFDHHVWVLASDGDLMEGVSAEACSLAGHQELANLTVVYDANQISIEDDTDISFTEDVAKRFEAYGWDVVDVDWRQSDDPAGTPGYTEDVDALLAALEKSRKGKRPTLVRLHTVIAWPAPSARGTGKAHGSALGTDEIAATKELLGFDPKKSFPAEREVLAHTREVKKRGKAAHREWDKGYKAWRKANPERAALLDRLVAGELPADFAKALPVFEADEKGIATRAASGKVLGALADVLPELWGGSADLAESNNTTMAGADSFIPASRQTAEWKGGPYGRTLHFGIRENGMGMILNGIALEGMTRPYGGTFLVFSDYMRPAVRLAALQQLPVTFVWTHDSIGLGEDGPTHQPVEHIASLRAIPQLDVVRPADANETAEAWAEILRRRRTAGLALSRQNLPTIDRTTHGKASGVRKGAYVLVDGGKNGDEAPEVILIATGSEVSLALQARERIERSGTRTRVVSMPCREWFEEQPRSYQSKVLPPEVKARVSVEAGVAMGWHDLVGDAGRCVSLEHFGASADAGTLFREFGFTPEAVAKAAKDSLKAARTATGVPAVTDTAPRAKSSRAAGNTKAPSRKASAGK; via the coding sequence ATGAGCACGTCCCCGCGAGAGAGGAATCCCTTGAGCCCCACCGCCCGTCCCCGTTCCGCGTCCCCCGTCGCCGGCCGCTCCCCCGAGCTCTCCAAGCCGCTGGCCCGCAAGGCGAAGTGGTCCGACCTCGACGTCCGAGCCGTCGACACCGCCCGCATCCTCGCCGCCGACGCCGTCCAGCACAAGGGCAACGGCCACCCCGGCACGGCGATGAGCCTCGCCCCCGTGGCCTACCTGCTCTACCAGCAGGTGATGAACCACGACCCGTCCGACCCCGCGTGGCTCGGCCGCGACCGGTTCGTCCTGTCGTGCGGGCACTCCTCGCTCACCCAGTACGTGCAGCTCTACCTCTCGGGCTACGGCCTCGAGCTGGCCGACCTCAAGGCGCTGCGCACCTGGGGCTCGCTCACCCCGGGCCACCCCGAGGTGCACCACACCAAGGGTATCGAGATCACGACCGGCCCGCTCGGCTCCGGCCTCGCGTCGGCCGTCGGCATGGCGATGGCCCAGCGCCGCCAGCGCGGCCTGCTCGACCCGGACGCCAAGCCCGGCCAGAGCCCCTTCGACCACCACGTGTGGGTCCTCGCCTCCGACGGCGACCTCATGGAGGGCGTGTCGGCCGAGGCCTGCTCGCTCGCCGGCCACCAGGAGCTCGCCAACCTCACCGTCGTCTACGACGCGAACCAGATCTCCATCGAGGACGACACCGACATCTCCTTCACCGAGGACGTCGCGAAGCGCTTCGAGGCCTACGGCTGGGACGTCGTCGACGTCGACTGGCGCCAGTCGGACGACCCCGCCGGCACGCCCGGGTACACCGAGGACGTCGACGCCCTCCTCGCCGCGCTCGAGAAGAGCCGCAAGGGCAAGCGCCCCACCCTCGTGCGCCTGCACACCGTCATCGCCTGGCCGGCCCCCTCCGCCCGCGGCACCGGCAAGGCGCACGGCTCGGCCCTCGGCACCGACGAGATCGCGGCGACCAAGGAGCTCCTCGGCTTCGACCCGAAGAAGTCCTTCCCCGCCGAGCGCGAGGTCCTCGCCCACACCCGCGAGGTCAAGAAGCGCGGCAAGGCCGCCCACCGCGAGTGGGACAAGGGCTACAAGGCGTGGCGCAAGGCGAACCCCGAGCGCGCCGCCCTCCTCGACCGGCTGGTCGCTGGTGAGCTCCCCGCCGACTTCGCCAAGGCCCTGCCGGTCTTCGAGGCCGACGAGAAGGGCATCGCGACCCGCGCCGCGTCCGGCAAGGTCCTCGGCGCCCTCGCCGACGTCCTCCCCGAGCTGTGGGGCGGCTCGGCCGACCTCGCCGAGTCGAACAACACGACGATGGCCGGCGCCGACTCGTTCATCCCCGCGAGCCGCCAGACCGCCGAGTGGAAGGGCGGCCCGTACGGCCGCACGCTGCACTTCGGCATCCGCGAGAACGGGATGGGCATGATCCTCAACGGGATCGCGCTCGAGGGGATGACCCGCCCCTACGGCGGCACCTTCCTCGTCTTCTCCGACTACATGCGCCCCGCCGTCCGGCTCGCGGCGCTCCAGCAGCTGCCGGTGACCTTCGTCTGGACGCACGACTCCATCGGTCTCGGCGAGGACGGCCCGACGCACCAGCCGGTCGAGCACATCGCCTCGCTCCGGGCCATCCCGCAGCTCGACGTCGTCCGCCCGGCTGACGCCAACGAGACCGCCGAGGCGTGGGCCGAGATCCTCCGCCGCCGGCGCACCGCCGGCCTCGCGCTCTCGCGCCAGAACCTGCCGACGATCGACCGCACGACGCACGGCAAGGCCAGCGGCGTCCGCAAGGGTGCCTACGTCCTCGTCGACGGCGGGAAGAACGGCGACGAGGCGCCCGAGGTCATCCTCATCGCCACGGGCTCCGAGGTCAGCCTCGCCCTCCAGGCGCGCGAGCGCATCGAGCGCTCCGGCACCCGGACCCGCGTGGTCTCCATGCCCTGCCGGGAATGGTTCGAGGAGCAGCCGCGCTCCTACCAGAGCAAGGTCCTGCCCCCCGAGGTCAAGGCCCGCGTCAGTGTCGAGGCGGGTGTCGCCATGGGGTGGCACGACCTCGTCGGGGACGCCGGCCGCTGCGTCAGCCTCGAGCACTTCGGGGCCTCGGCCGACGCCGGGACGCTGTTCCGCGAGTTCGGGTTCACGCCCGAGGCGGTCGCCAAGGCCGCGAAGGACTCGCTCAAGGCAGCGCGCACGGCCACCGGTGTCCCCGCCGTCACCGACACCGCCCCGCGGGCGAAGTCCTCCCGCGCTGCCGGCAACACGAAGGCGCCGAGCCGCAAGGCCTCGGCCGGGAAGTGA